The DNA segment CGGCGGCCGCGGCGGCCAGTGCAAGCAACAGCAAGGGGAGGGGCACCCGGGCGTGGCTGCGGGATGAGAGCATGGGAAGCTCCTTGCTTGAATCTATTCGTGCCCCGGCTTTCCCAGGGCGAAAGGGTGTGCTTGTCGCACACTGTGGCGGCCCGGGTCACAAGCAGTATAGGCAAGAGTGCCGGCAAAACAACCTGCATCGCGGCGCGTGTCAAATCGGTGTTCGCCGCGCCGCAGCATGCCCGCCGACGCTCCTTGAAATTGCGCGTCTTACCCTCCAGACTTAGCCAGCGAAGTTGTCGCGGTGAGACAGGTAACGTAGTCAACGGCAGTGGCGGGGGACGGACATGAACGGACGCACTGGATGGCGCGCGGGGCTTGCCGCCGCGTTGCTATGTGGCATGGGAGTGCTGTGCCTGCAGGCCAGGGCCGACGACGACATTAGCCTCAATGCCCGCCTGCTTGCGGCCGCGCGGGCCGGCGACGCGGTGGCGGTGAGCGCATCGCTGCAGCAGGGCGCGGCGGTGAATGCGCGCAACCGCATCGGCGATACGGCGCTGCTCACCGCAGCCAAGCGTGGGCTGACCGAGATGGCGCGCACGCTGGTCGAGCATGGCGCCGACGTCAGCCAGGCCAACGTGCAGGGCGTGACGCCGCTGATGGCCGCGGCCTTCGGCGGCTTTGACGAGATTGTGGCGATGCTGCTGGCGCGCCATGCGGAACTCGCCGCCACGGATCGCGTCGGCAAGACCGCCATGATCTACGCGGCCGGCGAGGGCCATGCTGGCGTGGTTCGGCAACTGCTGGACGCCGGCGTGGACGTCAA comes from the Cupriavidus basilensis genome and includes:
- a CDS encoding ankyrin repeat domain-containing protein, with translation MNGRTGWRAGLAAALLCGMGVLCLQARADDDISLNARLLAAARAGDAVAVSASLQQGAAVNARNRIGDTALLTAAKRGLTEMARTLVEHGADVSQANVQGVTPLMAAAFGGFDEIVAMLLARHAELAATDRVGKTAMIYAAGEGHAGVVRQLLDAGVDVNTLYANELTALMWAAGYDKVDTVRLLLSRGARPELRDNRGLTAREIADQAGAKTVAGLLSTQH